The Harmonia axyridis chromosome 3, icHarAxyr1.1, whole genome shotgun sequence nucleotide sequence AACCCCTGGCGTTTGCCGTCCTGAGAAATAGACAAACTTAATTATAACGATTAATGTTGCCGGAGTCAACTCTTGTGATATGACTTTATGGACAAACATTCATATCTTGCCGTATTGTGTCACTCTTTGATAAAGAGTAATACCCCCTGTTAGAGGGAAAATGGGAATTTATCACGTCAAACGCGCGAAACAGGTACTACGCGCCCCCTCGCGACGGCAAGAATTCATTTCCATTAGGGTGTTTTGAACAGCATTTCGGCCTGTCTAATTTTGGCACAAATATTCCAACCAAAATTTCGGAGAGGAACTCTCCGAAAGTGAAATTGGTCCATTTTTTAATGCTGTTATGAATGCCGAAGTTGTCTCTAGATGAGGCGATCAGCTGTCCATCATACTGAGGATGTACCAATAAATCCGAAACCATTGTCTGCAGATTTAttgtttgttacattttcatcCCCTATCCGAATTATTGGCAAACACACTAAAGAGCTGTAATAcgttataaaaatttcatttcagttttcaaatgACCCATTTGGTTCCAAAGGGTTTTCCAAAGTAGGTCTTACAATCTTGATCCTACAAATTTGTGATTACGAGTCATTACTTTTCAGcactcaaattttgaaaaatttatattcacagaaataaaatatctacAAAATTTGTTATCATAAGttcttgttattatttattatcagtAATTGCAGCAGTTATCACCTCGTTTAAGAATAACTCTACACTAGTTAATTTGCAATTACAAGTTGACTCCCTTCAAATATAAATTGATCTATCTTAACatcttcttgaaaaaaatttaaaagattcaTTAGGTAAAAATACTGAAGTATTTAATCTAAACGAATTAGTAGTATCATTCTGTCATCTAGCAGCTGTAGCTTCGACCATCAGAACCCATTTCAAATTAGTCTCATTTAGAATGTAAACGAGAAAACTTATATGTGCATTTCGGCTGAATTCTAATATTACCGCATGTTTTCCCAGTTGAAACATCATAGCAGTTCTCATTAGCAATATTTCGTGTAATTATCTTTCCTGGGAGCACTACCAGATTCCGACGCAATGGTAATGTACAAATAAATACCATTAAATATTCACCCTTTCAAAGGGTTCACGTGTTCTGGCGAATAATGAGAGGAAGCGCCATCAATCCGGCCTTCTCCTACCTGTTACTTAATGATCCACCCTCGTAAAAGTAATTATCAGCGAAACATGGTATTCCTCTCAATTATACCAAATCATAACGGGAAGAAAGATTCTATTgttaatatcaatttgaaatagtttcgaaaataaaacttttttctaATCTCAAACGCCATTTCATTACGTTATTGATCTGGAACGCTCCCCCAGCGACTTGCGCTGTCATACCACTCCGGCCAACTTCACTTCGAATCCAGCCGTCATGTGAACTAACCTAAGATTTCCTGATATCAATCTGAATTCAGTAATTTCGGCACAAATCTACTAAAATGGCTAACGAAACTGCAAAATTTAAACTTAATGTTGTGCCAGGTGATTATGGACTGGTTTCTCTCGATCCGGAATGTATCCAATCAATACTCTACACGAGAATGGCTAAAGTGCCTTGTGATATAAGACTTTCTAGCTCTTACAGAGTGTGTGCATTGTTTTCTACTCCGAGTTTAGTTGATGGGAATGAAACTATTAGAAGTCATCAAGATATAGCACAGCATCTGCGTATGAAGAACTACAATGTAGATTTTGGATTGACTAGAAACCAATGTAGTAGAACGTTGGCTATCTCCTCTATGGTAAACGAGAAAATAAAACCGCTTTTGGAATTCATTATGTGGATAGACAAGAGGAATAGTGAAGAGTTGATTATTCCTTGGCATATGAAAGCCCTATGTATTCCATTCAACTATTTTTACACCAATCAACGAAAACAGAGTGCTGAAAACCTTATCGAATCAATATTTCCTATGGAAGAAAATCCAGAAGTTATAAAAGACTATCTCACTAAAGCTGCCATTGATGGTTTCAGTTCTCTGTCTGTAGTATTAGGAGGAaacgaatattttttcgaaaaaactccaACATCTTTAGATATCCTAGTATATTCCTATTTAGCACCGTTCCTGAAACTACCATTCCTAGCTGTAGATATTGGAAATATGGTGAGAAATATGTGGCCTAGCttggaaaaatttgtgaaaagAATAGATGCGAAGTATATCCCCGATATCATAGACAATCCTAGAAATTTAGTTCAAATAGAAAGAAATATGGACAACGGTGATGATGTGTCGATATCGGCTATAATTATATTATCGGTTAGTGCAGTTAGTCTTGTGATGACATTTATTATTCAGAAAGGATTCTTCAGGTGGAGATGAACAGTGTTTTTTTTGTAGTAATTTTTTTACCTCATGGTTGTTTGTTAattgatttgtttttatttgataGTCATGAATTAGAGAGATATTTAAATCCTCGATagtttttgataaaaatcaatTGCGGCAactgttttttcaataaacctTCTTGTTTATTAAATGTCTTTAATTCCACCATAGGAAAATATCAAGGATTCTACACTATTCGAAATTCCCAGTtgtattaaaatttttcaaataattattgcTTTTTTGAATACTCAAATtaagaaatcaaattttatttcctgtTTAGCAAAAACAGCTTCACattgaatttgattttgatCTACTATTGTACTTTTGAACTGGTGAATTTGATAGTCATTGTCAATAATGAATTACAGATAAATAATTTGATAAGctagaaatatttatttgaagattgactcaatttatattatttgtAACTAATTGGTAGAAATGAATGATTTATAAGtataatgatatattttcaatgaaaaacccTATTATGAAAGATAAAACAATTATCTACCATATAATAACTGAAATAGTGCAAGTTATTGGCATGAAACACTCGATCTTTGGGATGTTGAAAATAACTCAACTGGGTTACAGTCCTGTTATATATAGGTATATCCTTCTGAGAAAGAGCAATataaattgttaattttaaacAATGAATCATACTCGGAATcatatgtgtcgatgattctcagtattagcagaagaattttctatttgaatttttttttttattatcttttgaTTTACAATAAAATACAGATTTTTCAAAGTGGGTATTCAAAATTCATAGGGATATTTATCAAAAATGCAATTTGACGCAATGTGCAATGTTGCGTCAGTGATATATGGAAGTGTAATAAGTATAAGTAATAAAAATAAGTAAGTATAAgtataaaaaatcaaatattaatgtacagggtgtcctaaATCTGATGCGCACTGAGAGCATCTTGAGGACTATTAAAGGACTtcaatcttcaaggaccccgtTCTCTTTTTTTTATAATGAGGATCAGATTGTAAATACCTTGCCTAATTCTTGAGTCACagaaatttctatgatctgttataagTATTTTGTATCATATTTACTataaaaattacagaaaaaaaacatttaagaatttttcgaatatctcgaacagaaatcaagattatagtgaaatattttttctgaaacgcCCTGcaacttttttatttatatatttaagatCTGATTTCTGATATCTAAGTCTTCTCGAGATGCTCtctgagcatcgaatttgggacactgtATATCGTTTTTAAAATCCTGATCTGTGAGAATGTTTCTAAATAGGACAGAATAGTTTTTTATAATGTCAAATACTTCATATACTATCTATATTTTCTCAGATTGGTCAGCAGATAATTCGAATGCCGCCAAGTTTAATTATTAGGGTTCTGGAGGGTGCTGTACATCCTCAACACCCTTGAGTTGCAACCCTTGACGACATGATACCAGCTACATTTGTACCTCTCGAACAGATATGGACTGACGACTGCTTAAGCTGATCATCAGAAAGTAATAACCATGAAGATAACCCTGAATTTATGGCTTCACTTCATTACGACGTAAATTAAAAGTACCCTTGCATCCAGTAGGCGGTCCTGGTTCGGATGTAATCCCTGTTCCCGGTGATTTGCGATTGGGATTTCTGGAGAGGTTTCATCCCTATTATTGCCACTTCAGGGCGGATATGAATAACACTTTCTATGGGGGTTTCTTTACCGTCGAAGTCGTGGTGTATTTATGATGTACCTAGCAGTTATGAGTTGGTTTATTACTGTTGGCAATTTCTCTTGGATGTTGATGGAACCATTAGGGAGAGAAGTTCTGTTTTCGTGTTTGGCAGAACTCTCCAAGAGCATAAATAATATCGTTTTTATACGTCTCTATAATGAACAGATTAACACTGAACTTGATTTTTATACAGTCTGTGGGGAAAATACTTGGAAATTATCATTTCGGCGGAGGACCTACACTATATTTGTTTTATATATATCTAATAAACTTGTGTGTGCTTTAGCATCATCTTGCTTGGATCGGAAGCACTCAAAGTACTACTCTGAATTCGTAGGAACTCGGGGCATATCTTAGGGACCAATTAATTCCTAGGTTCGACGAACATTGTACAAAAAATCGCCCTTTGCCAACTTTTCTACAAACAATTACTTGAATAACTGCTCATTTATTCTCACAGAATCAACTAACACAGATGAAACCATATGGAAAAcaagttattaatgaaaaacacAGAACTGAAAACCAGTTTTAAAGTAATACTTTCGACAAGTTTCTAATTAAATAATTGTAAATCGCTATAGACGCTTCACAGAGACTGAAATAAGGTATGAAATACATTCCAAGGAAATTTAGATTGAGGAAAATTAGTTTCAAAGTGAAAAAGACTGATGCGGAAATTCAGAACTATATGCAACTATTTCTCCATGACAACTTGGGTGTCAGGGACATGAGGGACATCTCTTAGGGACAAATCAATCCTCAGACTCGATGAACATTTCATGAAATCcctttttggataattttactACGACTTTTGAAGCTGCAAACATTCGTTCCTGCATAACAGGTATAAGTGGGAATTCAGACAGCAGGCAGCAGCTGCAAACTTGCTGGGATCCTTGAGGTATTCCTTGATTGTCTCAGCTTCCTTGAATTCAACATCCGTAGCAGCAGCAATGACAAGAAAGGGCTGTTTCAAAAAAGAGAAGACTGggttgaaaatttagaaataggTATTTCTCCTTGACACCTTGGGTGTATTGGAACTTGGGGACAAATTATTCCCTAAGCCTGATGATTCGACTAAATTCGCTCTTGGCGAACTTTTACACGGTTTTTCGAATACGCAAACTTATGATTCAATAACTGCATAACACTGAAGTGTAAATTCCTACTATTTCATTGAAGTCTTTTTTTAAACTTCTTGGAAAGGTCTTTTCCAAAGAGAACATGACTAATGTTGGAATTCTGAACTAGGTATTTCTCCTTGGGTGGAACCCAGGGACGTATCTTAGGGACAAACCAATCCCCAAGCCGGGCGATGAACATTCCACAAAATCCGCTCTTTTGGCGAACTTTTGTACGGTTTTCGAAGCCGCAAACTTCTAATTGAATAACTGCACATTCATTCCGGCATAATCACCGAACAGAGAGAGACTAGACTGGAAGGTATGAAACACATTTGCTTCGTCGGATTAATTACTAATTCAAAATAGAGCGCGGTTTCCGTTTTCCGGAAcgaaaacaaaacaattatgaatatttatgtGTGGAAAGTTTTAAATGAGTTATGAAACTACGAGAGAGGGGTCCGGTGTCGCTCTAAAAACCATAAATCGCGATGGCCGAAGTGCAGGTCAGCATTAAAAAGCGCACACATACACACACACTCGCACACGATTTAGTCAGTCGGCGTATATATCACGGTTACCAAATTGGATTTCGGGCGTCCATAAATAAAGCCCGTTTTTCGAAACTTGCACGAAGAGAGAGAGAGGGATGGGGAGAGAGACACTCCGAGCGCTCTGGGACACAATAACAAtacatttcatttttgataGAATTAATTCCTGTATACTGTCCGGCAAGGGGATGTTTCATATGACCATTGTTGGGGATAATATGGGACGAGAAAAAAACGCTGACATCGCCTTTTCACTTACGGCGCCGCCATTTCTGTCCTTTTCGATACGGCCGAATCGCTCTGGCAGGTTTTGGCTCGACAATACGGCCATGTATGGAGCAATGGCTGAAAATTTGTACCGTTGTGATTGTATTGTGATGGGTATTGGATTTCATGGAAATCCATTGTTACGACCAATAGCTCAGTAGAATTGAAGAGAAAATGAGGACTGTATTCGCGTGAATTCGATAATGATATTAAATAATATGTGCCGCCAAAAGTGATGACTCACCGTTttaggaaaaccctgtatatgtCATCATTTCACTTACTACTAGAGACTGAACTTTCATCATTTTGGTATgacgacaaaaagcaattagacataatacCTGTGTCTAGCCGACTTTGTAGTCACGATACTCAATATAAATGTatctgcattagtgtaacaatggtctttcgtggtacttgtgcatacaactttctcattcttaaggttctcagaaagatacaataaagaatatctttcccctaccctaattagtgtacaggtaccatgataccattgcgcattgcgcaggcatacaacttagagaataagaaaaggaagaagaaattcacggtgtagaATATGATTTCATGTAACCCTAGTAAAAATCTGGGAAAAAGAGAGTTCAGTGGAGTAAGTGACTAGGTGATGAcgagttgagttagtagagtgttcaagggtgtttccaagtgctgtaccacaataatgTTCGcatctgtcgtccatcagtgttttaataatcccctCCAACGTGATACCCCAGAATGGGAATTTACTAAATTTGTTTTATCGACTTGGCTAGGTTCTCCACTTCCAAAGATGTTATAGGATGAAAGAATTTGTTAACAATTCCCAAATGAGACAAAGTATAAATGTTGTGGTTGAATTATtcaagaatattattattagaattattaaaatgcaaaaaaggtgtttttttttcgaggtatataactttaagttggtatttctgttcgagatggcgatcgatttaactgctgtcaagtgatttattctcagtttggtttggcaattcatcttgaatagactcacgcctgaacaacgctagcaaatagtgcaattttatttcgaaaataatggttctgtgcggaatacgtatcgcgcgaattttgttcagcgatgaagcgcacttctggttgaatggctacgtcaacaaactaaactgccgcatttggagtgaagcttatcctcaagtgtatgtcgaaacaccgttacatatagaaaaactaactgtttggtgcggtttatgggctggtggaatcattggtccgtacttcttcaaaaacgatgatggccaggacgttacagtcaatggtgatcggtatagagccatgtttactaactttttcattcctgaattgaacaacaatgatgtccaggagctatggttccaacaagacggcgcaacatgtcacacagctcgttccacaatcgatttattgaaagatacgtttggtgaccgcctaatttcacgttttggacctgtgaattggcctccaagatcttgtgatttaacaccgctagactactttctgtggggcaatgtgaagtcattggtctttgcGGATAAGCCAGAAACCCttgacaacattcgccgtgttattgccgatatacggccacaaatgttggaaaaagtcatcgaaaattggacgtccagattggactacatccgagccagccgtggcggtcatatgccagaaatcatattcaaaatgtaatgccacaagattatcttgcggataaataaaattcatgtcaatcgaataatccatcgttgttttattgcaatttaaagttctatagctctacaaaaaacaccctttacatcctGTGGTGATTCTTCTACTTGGCACTCTTtaaatttcctcaatttttctgtTATATCCTTTAATTTTGCCATATTATCTTGGCATCAtattctttctatgttttcctaTATCCTTCTGAACACAGCAGTCCTTGCTTATCAAAGACATATTAAACAGTAGTTTTCTCTTTTGCTCTGAAGTCATTGCTTTGTTATAATTCCTTACGAATAACAAAGTAACTTCCGTGCTAGGAAATAAAGTAGGTACATTATGACGTCTCCTCCACCGCGTGGTGAGTCGTTCTCAAATCGTCAAACCCCCTCCAAATTAACCCCCGGATAATACGGCAGCAAATATCGCGAATCCACCCCGCACAGAAACCAACCCTTATCCTTCTCCCGACCCAAATCTTCCCAGTTAATTGGAGTCGATCTCTGGAGACCCAGAGTCTCAGCTGGCTTCATCCGATTCCCGTCTTTACTTTCGTTGCAAAATTGATAAGATCAAAACTATGGCGACGTCCTAGCCATCTCGCGACGCTGCCGGAGATAATAGATACAAGCAAGGCCCATTATAAACAAAGAAGCGGAATCATGTTCGCGCAATCTTATCCTGTAATTAGGAGATGGGAGAGTGTCTCCCGATGCCTCCTCTCCCGAATTAGCCCGGGAGGAGGCCGGTTGCGCGTCGTTTGTTTTAATAACGGCATAAAATTCTGTCGTTATGTCACCCACTTGCGAGACTCTAATGGATGTCGAAAGTTTTGCGAGTGGAATTTGGGCATTCATAATCGGCGTGGACGGTTTGAGGATCTTGTTATGTGGAAAGCAGGCTTCATCTCATGTTTAAAAGTGTATTTTGATGTTGAAGAACATCGTAGTTTGTTGACGAGAGCCTACTGAATCAGCTGCATTGCAATCTAACTAAAATTCCTAGGTTCACCAAGATTAGACAACATCTCACAACATAATTCAATGATCTTATTCTGTTAGTGGCTCTTCAAGAGAAAATTGGTGACAACCATGGCAAATCGGTCACTCTTCTGGGTGGTGTGAATCAACGTTTGGGCATTCATCCCTGTCCAGTCTCTGATAATCGTCATCCAGGAGTGTCGTCTCTTTCTTGGTCTTCattttgtaacgttacaattgcccatgagactctaaagactaatttctagggttagtttggcttatttggaaacaaaactcctacccaggtttttacaaatttaataaaattgaaatatacaaagatcgatccttttcactctaaataaacaatgaaataaaaacttaacttaaatcggttttaataaattactctgctattaggatggaacctcttcttcaaattattttcagccttctgaacaccagatcttatcaggaagctatagtactccaatccccattcaacgaagttgatgtgataatgcctgGTATTATGCAgctattctttcagattcaggaactaaagtggtttaacatacgtactattccaaatgctgtatctcaaggaagtacttcttgatatttttcaatcccaagaaaggtttctgttgtttcaattccacgggaggtgcgagaatcccgacacaattctcgccgataaattagattccaaatctcaaataaaattaataatgactgaaatctaaatcttaggtacgtatccttgctgaagtctcgacaactattgaaaatctcccagaagattctctctagatccgcgcatccgcgctccgatcaatggtacacgatcaactgacaaattaccgcgtcttcgaaaattccagtagcgtaacatggaccgaagcgtgcaaaatcgttgcaattttctctttatttTACCCTTAAAGAGGAGCAACTACCATTTATCGCCCTTCCACACGTGCCAAAGAAGGCCGTCTTTTGCCTTTTCATTGATTTTGAtaactcaataataataaaagctgCAATTCTTGGAATGTTTGTCTGAAAACAAGTTGAAATAATATGGTTCTAAAACCACGACAGGGTCTGTCGCTGGAGTGTTTGAGGCTGGCACCAAATGCTCACTATTGTTAGGCCACTGTCCAAGTGACTTTCAGGCAGATATAAAGATGtgtgagctcacatatcatcaattctaggatggtattggagtgccgaaggaaactcaatgaaaaaggcaagaataacaaggtccgTTTAGTCTGGATTCCCAGTCATTCAGGAATTGAAGGCAATGAAGAGCCCAACACACTTTTCAGAAAAGTAGCACAAACTACTTTCATTGGCTCAGAGCCTTCAATTAGTGATGGGTAAACCGacaagagtttcaggagaaggaaaaaagcTCCTTGACAGTATCTTCCTGAgttggatcatttcaaaaagcttctatgaaactttgacactgcgagatctaagaagtatctcgATCCTAGCAAGAATAAAattcctcactggattcctcacagggcattgctgCCTCAGAAAatacctcatgagaatgagtgtAACAGAAAACGAAGGGTTCGTATTCtgtagagaaaaaaaaaggaagtgCAGATCAGCTGGTGCCACGCCATTGCAAGTCAACGCAAAAGATGCTTTGGACTAGAGACTTGTAGAAGGGGGGAACAGACTTCCCAGAAAAGTAGCACAAACTCCTTCCATTGACCCAGAACCTTCAATTGGCGAAGGTCAACCTacaagagtttcaggagaagaaaaaacGCACTCTGACACAATCCTCCTGAGttgaatcattccaaaaagcttctttgaaactttgaaaaagtatctggatcctagcaagaatatactacacttcctcactggattccttacaggacATTGCTGCCTCAGGCAATATCTCATGAGAAGGAGTGTAgcaaaaaacgaagggttcgtAGTCTGTAGAGAAGAGCAAGGCACTCCAGATCAGCTGGTGCCACGCAAAAGATGATctggacaagagacttgtagaagggGAGAACAAACttttttgaagccatcccagatgctggaattcattagaactctggatcTAGGACGCGAGAAATAGACTACGACGACTAATGGCTAGAACATATCTCATGGGAGGCACAATATACCTTAGGGTCTACATGATCTTCAATAATAAACGTAACACAAAAGAAACCAAAATATCGAAACTCAACAAAAACCACGACCACCCTGCGTTAAAATTCCCCCAATCCCAAAGCAGCTTACGTCCCAGATCCTCAGCTCCTTTCACAAGCGTCCCAATTCCTTGTCCCAACGGGAAAGACCCGAACCcgaattgaaaaaacagaaaaacacTCTTCTGCTCCTCCACTATTCCATTCTACCGGACGACGTCAGACCTGTTGAAAGGGACGTAAGAAGACAGAAGGCAAATGGCCGGGTTGAAATGCAGAGGATTAAGTCGGATCAACGGGAATTAGCGGGACGCTTCCCACAACAGTTCCCACTTTTTCTTCAACGAGCAGCCTTCCATCCTGCCGGCCTTTCCAGAGTGGATTTGCGGAGGGTCGAGATGCAAAAATCGAGTTTATTTTTCAAAGGGAACGACGTTAATTATTATTCGAACGTATTATTGGCTCAAGACG carries:
- the LOC123676984 gene encoding metaxin-1-like, whose protein sequence is MANETAKFKLNVVPGDYGLVSLDPECIQSILYTRMAKVPCDIRLSSSYRVCALFSTPSLVDGNETIRSHQDIAQHLRMKNYNVDFGLTRNQCSRTLAISSMVNEKIKPLLEFIMWIDKRNSEELIIPWHMKALCIPFNYFYTNQRKQSAENLIESIFPMEENPEVIKDYLTKAAIDGFSSLSVVLGGNEYFFEKTPTSLDILVYSYLAPFLKLPFLAVDIGNMVRNMWPSLEKFVKRIDAKYIPDIIDNPRNLVQIERNMDNGDDVSISAIIILSVSAVSLVMTFIIQKGFFRWR